A genomic window from Mesorhizobium sp. 131-2-1 includes:
- a CDS encoding helix-turn-helix domain-containing protein: MTTSETSAGSLIREWRTRRRMSQLDLAMEAEISQRHLSFVESGRAQPSREMVLHLAEQLSIPLRQRNRLLLAAGFAPSFSEKPLSDASLAPAMAAVETVLRGHEPFPALAVDRHWNLVSANAAIGPFLADVSEPSLLQPPVNVLRLSLHPGGVAPRIVNLAEWRAHLLERLQHQNDATGDPVLVALEQELRAYPSGLKSGRPAPVEPSGIVHPLRLAHGDAVLSFISTTTVFGTPLDVTLSELAIESFFPADEQTRSALVRLAKERAERS; the protein is encoded by the coding sequence ATGACCACATCCGAAACCTCCGCCGGCAGCCTGATCCGCGAATGGCGCACGCGCCGGCGCATGAGCCAGCTCGACCTCGCCATGGAGGCCGAGATCTCGCAGCGCCATCTCTCCTTCGTCGAGAGCGGCCGCGCCCAGCCCTCGCGCGAGATGGTGCTGCACCTGGCCGAGCAGCTTTCAATCCCGCTGCGGCAGCGCAACCGGCTGCTGCTCGCGGCGGGTTTCGCGCCGAGCTTCAGCGAGAAGCCGCTTTCCGATGCGTCGCTGGCGCCGGCCATGGCGGCGGTCGAGACGGTGCTTCGAGGGCATGAGCCCTTCCCGGCGCTGGCCGTGGACCGGCACTGGAACCTTGTTTCAGCCAACGCCGCGATCGGCCCGTTCCTCGCCGACGTTTCCGAGCCGTCGCTGCTCCAGCCCCCGGTCAATGTGCTGCGGCTCAGCCTGCATCCCGGCGGTGTTGCGCCGCGCATCGTCAACCTCGCCGAATGGCGCGCGCACCTGCTGGAACGGCTGCAGCACCAGAACGACGCCACCGGCGACCCCGTGCTCGTCGCGCTCGAGCAAGAGCTGCGCGCCTATCCATCGGGCCTGAAGAGCGGACGCCCGGCACCGGTCGAGCCGAGCGGCATCGTCCATCCGCTGCGACTCGCGCATGGCGATGCCGTGCTCTCATTCATCAGCACGACCACCGTCTTCGGCACGCCGCTCGACGTCACGCTGTCGGAACTGGCGATCGAATCCTTCTTCCCGGCCGACGAGCAGACGCGGTCGGCGCTGGTGCGATTGGCCAAGGAGCGGGCCGAACGGTCGTGA